From one Gallionella capsiferriformans ES-2 genomic stretch:
- a CDS encoding calcium-binding protein encodes MANLNLDAQQLQNSNLGITFSNLVYDLNNAAQKNIPSVIQVGQFLPSGVTDVAGSQAGYVPLPNINLSSFETRHVLNSPTGLNAFIALDTANNTVGLGVAGLNGAFGTNPGSAADTTQAAQFMQDQFKDFVLDGGLQTLREAFLNNPTMSLTAGGQSAGAAVLDAIIVAAKHGVPQATIDSWANDRRLAGKSLDDVRSLTSAISGFDLSNLTATKVNGLNSEYLLTKLGFTPADIAAVNLSGATITAIRMVDPLTGYGDVVTYIGGKTLGTMCEIGVNYDPAAGNVPGNYLGWYHRLEGALAKALATNDLNSCSIIDQNPLPLKTTEAILSIFDGLSFDDNAASYGGLAAMALFTTAFSAPSESAQFFGKLTSSVMGGGNEALYNMVGGVIEGAIKLAALSNPVGFIMNVGTLLFGSKLLNAAIGASTLPNTDLLPSFASGVNPIIYPSATNPSVAELKEYRFADHTDYYRPSDGVSMRMYNNGDYGVSYGDGTGFGMRTDGSGYVSVAQAGSTPLYVPFVNGDAIRPGQNGGIDIVKYLPDGLEQIRTVNADGTITSYKAKPDGTMEAMVAPIPRDGAQTLYNALAGVGNAVATYAPPLIDALSLIKAIQTGQPLPIVASGLRIANDFTSIRVPVDPNNPTGATYLKPTNASINGASNVAGGVLSLMSLDAALKRGDSMAAITAGAQAISYSASAYASFGGTFSSTTASSINSLNTALPYLNIVNSIVHGDAVGAAMGAIAMTPAAPVAWAYYAFNMIDSLFSSSEAPPEAWGSAHAQWSGFTATSSAVGEFGGLEAANQTYGSMLSYLDQLAAQQQTLNPGSSIGVIANRLPGLSYRNYSGYQITDIDPLTGVQVNPDIKYDLTGRPYNAPAGSVQASQSLTERMIRVALARGAIAPTWEIQTAALQTLAGDPMAGLTEEERAGRAGLLASQLAAGASTQTFRAVALDLNGDGVQTTGANKTVAFDVDNSGYLKNTAWLSNADGFLFLDRNLNGQIDAGNELFSNSAVSLTARGLNGMRWVDSNYDGKLSALDPVWNELKVWQDANGNGAADAGEVQTLGTLGISALDYAMGTFTQNGQLKQLASPDLAADTSGTRTHVVPEGIIIQSSQGQTSLLVTRVDDKSLLEANRDGITSYEDTETLISAADLLANDTLAGLSGQNISLTGVSGFTHGTGFLDGNGYIHYTPEANYFGAAQFNYTLQAGTGQTATATVNMNIQNVNDAPTVTIDQHVRALYGYASRAYVVGTGYIPASPQYAPYTGYNYTRVTAPVYGVHNTILTYVDTDGTNNATLIVSDVDNAPGTFTFDVVAQAQKGQGSVDASGNVGYTNWVGPNTPGAAYDSSVHVPGTDGGTFIRTYTTQADPFTVRVTDAGGASATIRVNTVHSGAYNPALGSGGGGGKKPISIDLGNDGFGFTNVNDSNIFFDINSDGFKHRTAWPTADDGLLALDANGNGTIDNGSEISFAAYLDGAQTDLQGLAAFDTNNDGVFSALDAKWNQFGVWQDVNQNGITDAGEFKSLDQMGISAVGLSSDGQFSIINGQSVHGMGQVTKVDGSTLALADVTLAYSEEVQITNADGTTSVTLKSAFAPSGETVTGTADKDLLLGNNGNTIIEAMAGDDVVMSDIGNDMIDGGAGSDLLYAGDGNDLVIGGTGDDVVFAGLGDDVVLGGDGHDALLGEGGNDVMFGGAGNDMLSGGDGNNVLSGDAGDDQVYGGTANDALFGGTGTDELSGMEGYDRLDGGAGNDLLDGGAQDDALFGGAGDDTLIGGAGNDTLDGGAGNDTYRVDSQGDVVTENINEGVDTVQSVINYTLGDNIENLTLTDPSSGSGQALADINGTGNALDNIITGNSGNNLLNGGRGADTLNGGAGNDTYLFNLGDGADTIIDSAMSAAGAGINTLVLGAGITAAMSTPLVGPNGEVTLDFGRGDSIRINQVGNLSVQNIQYADGSIVSVESLLNVAPVAHPDAISISEDSAQTRIAIASLLANDTDANALDTLSLTGFDAISVQGNAVAQDVSGNLVLNMGLRYQSLAAGQTVLDTFSYTIADSAGAASATSVTATIVGANDAPVAASPIVDQATWQAAAFGFTVPVGTFTDIDQGDVLNYSAVLSDGSTLPGWLSFDAVRLSFTGSPGNADVGSLSIVLTATDTGGLSASSAFHLNVANVNDAPVVTMKIADQLVAQGKAVNLSLPAILFTDLDFIHGDRLTYSASLADGSALPAWLSIDPATGRLNGTAGMGDLGALAIRLTATDTGGLSATTDFNMTVASMITGTSGNDTLFGSYGDDVYLFSAGSGQDTIYDFGGIDTIRLAGLNPSQVSYARELGNNGWPTYDLVIKVNGTSDSLRIVNYYINPVFQIEKFVFDDGTVLGTAEMNVSVFNLRASSNDSVVRGGNNGNSNDTYLFGIGSGQDKILDFDNGIDTVKLVGLNPSQVSYARELDNNGWPTYDLVIKVNGTSDSLRIVNYYINPVYQIEKLVFDDGTVLGTAEMNAAAIDLRGSGNSSVLRGGGNGSINDTYLFGMGSGQDRILDFDNGIDTVKLVGLNPSQVSYARELDNNGWPTYDLVIKVNGTSDSLRIVNYYINPVYQIEKLVFDDGTVLGSFAFGYAGYDILQGGNGNDALTDSGGNNLLIGGAGADTLTGSTGNELFAGGAGNDTITTGSGADVIAFNRGDGMDVVNGGVGTDNVVSLGRGINYADLALSKVSNNLILEVGNGEQITFANWYDTTANNKSVLDLQVMADAMAGFNATSTDPLLNQAVQNFNFTAVANAFDQARGTSATFMHWSATNSLLAARLSGTDTAALGGDLAHQYGTSGSFTGMNLTAAQTTLNDPLFGAQAQTLHALQGLQGGAVALQ; translated from the coding sequence ATGGCTAATCTGAATCTGGACGCACAGCAACTGCAAAACAGCAATCTCGGCATCACTTTTTCCAATCTGGTCTATGACCTGAACAATGCCGCGCAGAAGAATATTCCCAGCGTCATTCAGGTGGGGCAGTTTTTGCCATCCGGTGTGACCGATGTGGCGGGTAGTCAAGCGGGTTATGTCCCGTTACCCAATATTAACCTGAGCAGCTTCGAAACAAGGCATGTATTGAATAGCCCAACAGGCCTGAACGCTTTCATCGCTCTGGATACTGCCAATAATACCGTTGGGCTTGGGGTTGCCGGCTTGAATGGCGCATTCGGCACCAATCCCGGCTCCGCCGCCGATACGACACAAGCCGCACAATTCATGCAGGATCAGTTCAAGGATTTTGTGCTGGACGGTGGCTTGCAGACATTGCGCGAAGCATTCCTGAACAATCCGACAATGAGCTTGACGGCAGGCGGCCAAAGCGCAGGGGCGGCGGTGTTGGATGCCATCATTGTGGCGGCGAAACACGGCGTGCCACAGGCGACCATCGACAGTTGGGCGAATGATCGGCGCTTAGCAGGTAAGTCACTTGACGACGTGAGGAGTCTGACCTCAGCTATCAGCGGGTTCGATTTGTCTAACCTGACCGCCACCAAGGTGAACGGCCTTAATTCTGAATATTTGCTGACAAAGCTAGGCTTTACCCCAGCAGATATTGCTGCTGTAAATCTATCCGGCGCAACGATTACAGCGATACGGATGGTCGATCCGTTGACCGGTTATGGCGATGTGGTGACCTATATTGGTGGTAAAACTTTAGGGACGATGTGTGAAATAGGGGTGAACTACGATCCCGCTGCGGGAAATGTTCCCGGCAACTATCTTGGTTGGTATCACAGGCTCGAAGGCGCGCTGGCAAAAGCATTGGCTACGAATGACCTGAATTCTTGCAGTATTATTGATCAGAACCCACTGCCTTTAAAAACTACGGAAGCTATTCTGTCGATTTTTGATGGGTTGTCTTTTGACGATAACGCTGCCTCTTACGGGGGGCTTGCTGCGATGGCCTTGTTTACCACTGCATTTTCTGCGCCTAGCGAGTCTGCTCAGTTCTTTGGGAAGTTGACTTCGTCGGTGATGGGAGGGGGAAACGAAGCCCTCTACAATATGGTCGGCGGCGTAATTGAAGGCGCAATCAAACTTGCGGCGTTAAGCAATCCAGTTGGTTTTATTATGAATGTTGGCACACTGCTGTTCGGCTCCAAGCTGCTAAATGCCGCAATTGGCGCATCCACATTACCCAATACTGATTTATTGCCATCGTTTGCATCTGGGGTGAACCCTATCATATACCCGAGTGCGACTAACCCGAGTGTTGCCGAACTCAAAGAGTATCGCTTTGCGGATCACACGGATTATTACCGTCCATCTGATGGCGTCAGTATGCGCATGTACAACAACGGCGACTACGGCGTGAGTTATGGAGATGGCACCGGTTTTGGTATGCGCACAGACGGTAGTGGGTATGTTAGTGTCGCTCAGGCTGGCAGCACACCCCTGTATGTTCCGTTCGTGAATGGCGATGCGATACGTCCTGGGCAGAATGGCGGGATTGATATTGTTAAATATTTGCCTGATGGCCTCGAACAAATCCGAACAGTCAATGCGGACGGCACGATTACATCATACAAAGCAAAGCCCGATGGTACGATGGAAGCAATGGTCGCACCGATACCACGTGACGGTGCCCAAACCCTCTACAACGCGCTTGCCGGTGTTGGAAATGCCGTCGCTACTTACGCTCCGCCATTGATCGATGCGCTGAGCCTCATCAAAGCTATCCAGACTGGTCAGCCGTTGCCGATTGTGGCTTCCGGACTGCGGATTGCCAACGACTTTACTTCGATCCGTGTGCCGGTTGACCCGAATAACCCCACCGGCGCCACCTACCTGAAACCCACCAACGCCAGCATCAACGGGGCATCCAACGTGGCGGGCGGCGTATTGAGCCTGATGAGTCTGGATGCGGCGTTGAAGCGCGGCGATTCCATGGCCGCGATCACGGCGGGCGCGCAGGCGATCAGCTACAGTGCCAGCGCATATGCCAGTTTTGGCGGTACTTTCAGTAGTACTACGGCTAGCAGCATCAACAGCTTGAACACGGCATTGCCTTACCTCAATATCGTCAACAGCATCGTCCACGGCGACGCCGTCGGTGCGGCGATGGGGGCGATCGCGATGACGCCGGCAGCGCCGGTCGCCTGGGCCTATTACGCCTTCAATATGATCGACTCCCTGTTCAGTAGCAGCGAGGCCCCGCCGGAAGCGTGGGGCAGCGCCCATGCACAGTGGAGCGGGTTCACCGCCACCAGCAGTGCGGTGGGCGAATTCGGCGGACTGGAAGCGGCTAACCAAACTTACGGCAGCATGTTGTCCTATCTGGATCAGCTGGCGGCACAGCAACAAACCCTCAACCCCGGCAGCAGCATCGGCGTGATCGCCAACCGCCTGCCGGGTTTGAGCTACCGTAACTACAGCGGCTACCAGATCACCGATATCGACCCGCTGACCGGCGTGCAAGTCAACCCGGACATCAAGTACGACCTGACCGGCCGCCCCTACAACGCTCCGGCAGGCTCGGTACAAGCCTCGCAGAGCCTGACCGAACGAATGATTCGCGTGGCATTGGCGCGCGGCGCGATTGCCCCGACCTGGGAAATTCAAACTGCGGCATTGCAAACACTGGCAGGCGACCCGATGGCCGGACTGACCGAGGAGGAACGGGCAGGACGGGCAGGACTGCTGGCATCCCAACTCGCAGCAGGTGCCAGTACACAAACCTTCCGGGCGGTGGCACTCGATCTGAACGGCGACGGCGTGCAGACCACCGGAGCCAATAAGACGGTCGCTTTCGATGTGGACAACAGCGGCTACCTCAAGAATACCGCCTGGCTTTCCAACGCCGACGGCTTCCTGTTCCTCGACCGCAACCTGAACGGCCAGATCGATGCGGGGAACGAACTGTTCAGTAACAGCGCCGTATCGCTCACTGCGCGCGGCTTGAACGGCATGCGCTGGGTGGACAGCAACTACGATGGCAAACTCAGTGCCCTCGACCCGGTGTGGAACGAACTCAAGGTGTGGCAGGACGCCAACGGCAACGGCGCAGCCGACGCAGGGGAAGTGCAGACGCTCGGCACACTGGGCATCAGCGCGCTCGACTATGCCATGGGTACTTTTACGCAGAACGGCCAGCTCAAACAACTGGCCAGCCCCGACCTGGCAGCCGACACCTCCGGCACGCGCACCCATGTCGTGCCGGAAGGCATCATCATCCAGAGCAGTCAGGGCCAAACCAGCCTGCTAGTCACCCGCGTTGACGACAAGAGCCTGCTCGAAGCCAACCGCGACGGCATCACCAGCTACGAGGACACCGAAACCCTCATCAGCGCCGCCGACCTGTTGGCCAACGATACATTGGCGGGGTTGTCCGGGCAGAACATCAGCCTCACCGGCGTCTCCGGATTTACGCACGGCACAGGTTTTCTGGATGGAAACGGCTATATTCACTACACCCCGGAGGCTAATTACTTCGGGGCGGCACAGTTCAATTACACCCTGCAGGCCGGCACCGGCCAGACAGCCACCGCCACGGTGAATATGAATATCCAGAATGTCAACGACGCGCCGACAGTGACGATAGATCAGCATGTGAGGGCGCTTTACGGATATGCATCACGAGCCTATGTTGTTGGAACGGGGTATATCCCGGCTAGTCCGCAATATGCACCGTATACTGGTTATAACTACACTCGTGTTACCGCACCGGTTTACGGAGTTCATAACACGATCCTGACTTATGTGGATACAGACGGGACGAATAATGCCACTCTCATCGTCAGCGATGTGGACAATGCGCCCGGAACCTTTACTTTTGATGTGGTAGCGCAGGCACAGAAAGGCCAGGGCAGCGTAGATGCCAGCGGAAATGTCGGTTATACCAACTGGGTCGGACCAAATACCCCGGGTGCTGCATACGATTCCTCGGTGCATGTGCCCGGTACTGATGGTGGAACTTTCATCCGTACATATACTACTCAAGCCGACCCGTTTACCGTTCGCGTGACCGACGCGGGTGGCGCCAGCGCCACGATCAGGGTTAATACTGTTCATTCAGGAGCGTATAACCCTGCCCTTGGCAGCGGTGGCGGCGGCGGTAAAAAACCGATTTCTATCGATCTTGGCAACGACGGTTTCGGCTTCACCAACGTCAACGACTCCAATATTTTCTTCGATATCAACAGCGATGGTTTCAAACACCGCACCGCTTGGCCCACTGCGGACGACGGTCTACTGGCGTTAGATGCCAACGGCAATGGCACAATCGACAACGGCAGCGAGATCAGTTTTGCCGCCTATCTGGACGGTGCGCAAACCGATCTGCAAGGGCTGGCTGCGTTCGACACCAACAACGACGGCGTATTCTCCGCACTGGATGCGAAGTGGAACCAATTCGGCGTATGGCAGGATGTGAACCAGAACGGCATTACCGATGCAGGCGAATTCAAATCGCTGGATCAAATGGGTATCTCCGCCGTAGGTCTTTCCAGTGATGGTCAGTTCTCCATCATCAACGGCCAGTCCGTACATGGAATGGGTCAAGTCACCAAAGTGGATGGCAGCACGCTCGCCTTGGCGGACGTGACACTGGCCTACAGCGAGGAAGTGCAAATCACCAATGCCGACGGCACAACCAGCGTCACCCTTAAATCGGCGTTCGCGCCTTCCGGCGAAACCGTCACCGGCACGGCGGACAAAGACCTGCTGCTGGGTAACAATGGCAACACCATTATCGAAGCTATGGCGGGCGACGATGTGGTGATGTCAGATATCGGCAATGACATGATCGATGGCGGCGCAGGCAGTGACTTGCTCTACGCCGGAGACGGCAACGACCTGGTGATCGGCGGCACGGGCGACGATGTGGTATTCGCCGGACTGGGCGACGATGTGGTGCTAGGCGGAGATGGCCACGATGCGTTGCTGGGCGAAGGCGGCAACGATGTGATGTTTGGCGGAGCGGGTAACGATATGCTATCCGGTGGCGATGGCAATAACGTCCTTTCCGGTGATGCCGGTGACGATCAGGTTTATGGCGGTACTGCCAATGACGCATTGTTTGGCGGCACAGGCACTGATGAATTGTCCGGCATGGAAGGCTATGACCGACTGGATGGCGGTGCGGGCAACGATCTGCTGGACGGCGGCGCACAGGATGACGCCCTATTTGGCGGGGCGGGCGACGACACGCTGATCGGTGGTGCTGGCAATGACACGCTGGATGGCGGTGCGGGCAACGACACCTACAGGGTGGATAGTCAGGGCGATGTTGTGACCGAGAATATCAACGAAGGCGTGGACACCGTGCAAAGCGTCATCAACTACACGCTGGGAGACAATATCGAGAATCTGACGCTGACGGATCCTTCCTCAGGTTCGGGACAGGCACTTGCCGACATCAATGGTACGGGCAATGCGCTGGATAACATCATCACGGGGAATTCCGGCAACAATCTGCTCAATGGCGGACGGGGTGCAGATACGCTGAACGGAGGTGCAGGCAACGATACCTATCTGTTCAATTTGGGTGACGGAGCCGATACGATTATAGACTCGGCCATGTCCGCAGCGGGGGCCGGGATCAATACCTTGGTGCTGGGGGCGGGCATTACTGCTGCCATGAGTACGCCGCTGGTCGGTCCGAACGGCGAAGTTACCCTCGACTTTGGCAGGGGTGATAGCATCCGCATCAACCAAGTGGGTAATCTTTCGGTGCAGAACATTCAGTATGCCGATGGCAGCATCGTCTCGGTGGAGTCATTGTTGAATGTCGCGCCAGTAGCTCATCCCGATGCGATCAGTATAAGCGAAGATAGCGCTCAAACCCGCATTGCGATCGCCTCGCTGCTGGCCAACGATACCGATGCCAATGCGCTCGATACCCTGAGCCTGACTGGTTTTGACGCTATTTCGGTTCAGGGAAACGCCGTTGCTCAGGATGTATCGGGTAATCTGGTTCTGAATATGGGGCTCCGTTATCAATCATTGGCTGCCGGGCAGACGGTGCTGGATACCTTCAGCTACACCATAGCCGACAGCGCGGGAGCGGCATCCGCTACAAGCGTTACTGCAACCATCGTCGGCGCAAACGATGCGCCGGTAGCGGCAAGTCCGATCGTCGATCAGGCAACATGGCAGGCGGCGGCGTTCGGCTTCACCGTCCCGGTCGGCACTTTCACTGACATCGACCAAGGCGACGTGTTGAACTATTCCGCAGTTCTATCCGATGGTTCAACGCTGCCGGGCTGGCTCAGCTTCGACGCTGTCAGATTAAGCTTTACGGGCTCACCGGGTAACGCGGATGTGGGCAGTCTCAGTATTGTGCTGACAGCCACCGATACTGGGGGACTGAGCGCATCCAGTGCGTTCCATCTCAACGTGGCGAACGTCAACGATGCACCGGTTGTTACCATGAAGATTGCAGATCAGCTTGTCGCGCAAGGCAAGGCCGTGAATCTTTCGTTGCCCGCAATCCTGTTTACCGATCTGGATTTTATCCACGGCGATCGTTTGACCTATAGCGCATCGCTTGCCGATGGTTCTGCGTTGCCTGCATGGCTGAGTATTGACCCGGCAACCGGCCGATTGAATGGCACTGCTGGTATGGGCGATTTGGGTGCGCTGGCGATCCGGCTGACGGCAACCGATACCGGCGGACTCTCGGCAACGACCGATTTCAACATGACCGTTGCCTCTATGATTACCGGCACGTCTGGCAATGACACGCTGTTTGGCAGTTATGGAGACGATGTCTATCTGTTTAGTGCAGGCTCAGGCCAGGACACGATTTACGACTTCGGCGGCATCGACACGATCAGGCTGGCGGGTCTGAATCCATCGCAGGTATCGTATGCGCGGGAACTCGGCAACAACGGCTGGCCGACCTACGATCTGGTCATCAAAGTCAACGGAACAAGTGATTCGTTGCGCATCGTCAACTACTACATCAATCCGGTGTTCCAGATTGAAAAGTTTGTATTCGATGACGGCACGGTGCTGGGCACTGCCGAGATGAATGTGTCCGTATTCAATTTGCGTGCATCGTCCAACGATTCGGTTGTTCGCGGCGGCAACAACGGCAATAGCAACGATACTTACTTGTTCGGTATAGGCTCAGGGCAGGACAAGATACTCGACTTCGACAACGGTATTGATACCGTAAAACTGGTCGGACTTAATCCGTCTCAGGTATCGTATGCGCGGGAACTCGACAATAACGGCTGGCCGACCTACGATCTGGTCATCAAAGTCAACGGAACAAGTGATTCGTTGCGCATCGTCAACTACTACATCAATCCGGTGTATCAAATCGAAAAGCTGGTGTTCGACGATGGCACGGTGCTGGGCACTGCCGAGATGAATGCGGCCGCGATTGACTTGCGCGGATCAGGCAATAGTTCCGTCCTGCGTGGTGGCGGGAACGGCAGCATCAACGATACCTATTTGTTCGGCATGGGTTCAGGTCAGGACAGGATACTTGACTTCGACAACGGTATCGATACCGTAAAACTGGTCGGACTTAATCCGTCTCAGGTATCGTATGCGCGGGAACTCGACAATAACGGCTGGCCGACCTACGATTTGGTCATCAAAGTCAACGGAACAAGTGATTCGTTGCGCATCGTCAACTACTACATCAATCCGGTGTATCAAATCGAGAAGCTGGTGTTCGACGACGGCACGGTGCTGGGTAGCTTTGCATTCGGTTATGCGGGCTACGATATTCTGCAAGGTGGCAACGGCAACGATGCGCTGACCGATAGCGGTGGGAACAATCTGCTGATTGGTGGAGCGGGGGCGGATACATTAACCGGCAGTACCGGCAACGAATTGTTCGCAGGCGGCGCGGGTAATGACACGATCACGACAGGTAGCGGGGCTGACGTCATCGCCTTCAACCGTGGCGACGGTATGGATGTAGTCAACGGCGGCGTCGGTACCGACAATGTCGTTAGTCTGGGACGTGGCATCAATTACGCCGATCTGGCGCTGTCCAAGGTCAGTAATAACTTGATTTTAGAAGTGGGCAACGGAGAGCAGATCACATTCGCGAACTGGTACGACACCACGGCCAATAACAAGAGCGTGCTCGATCTGCAAGTGATGGCGGATGCGATGGCGGGTTTCAATGCCACCTCGACCGACCCGTTGTTGAATCAGGCGGTGCAGAACTTCAATTTCACTGCGGTAGCCAATGCCTTCGATCAGGCTCGCGGGACCAGTGCGACCTTCATGCACTGGAGTGCGACCAACAGTTTGCTGGCGGCACGTTTGTCCGGTACTGATACGGCAGCCTTGGGCGGCGATCTTGCGCATCAGTACGGCACGAGCGGCAGTTTTACCGGCATGAATCTCACCGCCGCTCAAACCACACTGAACGACCCGTTGTTCGGTGCGCAGGCGCAAACCTTGCATGCTTTGCAGGGCTTGCAAGGCGGAGCGGTCGCGTTGCAATAA
- a CDS encoding Ig-like domain-containing protein, whose amino-acid sequence MQKHKAKLTPLVMKELLVWQDANGDGVADNNNGKFDAIELKTLAQLGITELNYAMGNGQLKQLASPDVAADTQGTRTHVVPEGIILQSSNGSTSLLVTRVDDKSLLEANRDGVTGYENTETLISAADLLANDTLAGLSEQNISITGVSGFTHGTGFLDGNGYIHYTPEANYFGAASFDYTLKASTGTEGKDLLLGHYGNTIINALGDDDLLAGRGNAANEVREERRAA is encoded by the coding sequence ATGCAAAAACATAAGGCGAAGCTAACCCCTTTGGTTATGAAAGAACTCCTGGTGTGGCAAGACGCCAACGGCGACGGCGTGGCCGACAACAACAACGGCAAATTCGACGCCATCGAACTCAAGACCCTCGCCCAGCTCGGCATCACCGAACTCAACTATGCCATGGGTAACGGCCAGCTAAAACAACTGGCTAGCCCCGACGTTGCTGCCGATACTCAGGGCACGCGCACCCATGTGGTTCCGGAAGGCATCATCCTCCAAAGCAGCAACGGCAGTACCAGCCTGCTGGTCACCCGTGTCGACGACAAGAGTCTGCTCGAAGCGAATCGCGATGGCGTGACCGGTTACGAGAATACCGAAACCCTTATCAGCGCCGCCGACCTGCTGGCCAACGATACATTGGCGGGGTTGTCCGAGCAGAACATCAGCATCACCGGCGTCTCCGGATTTACGCACGGCACAGGTTTTCTGGATGGAAACGGCTATATTCACTACACCCCGGAGGCTAATTACTTCGGGGCGGCTAGCTTCGACTACACCCTCAAGGCCAGCACTGGCACAGAGGGCAAAGACCTGCTGCTGGGCCACTACGGCAACACCATCATCAACGCGCTGGGCGACGATGACCTGCTTGCAGGCAGGGGCAATGCTGCTAATGAGGTGCGCGAGGAAAGGAGGGCAGCATGA
- a CDS encoding GNAT family N-acetyltransferase → MKIRFATLDDIPSFVELARTFQARTRFKDYAFNAERVADNLRAAVENPRGTYCFFVAVDSNEQSIGCLIGCAERHFFSDQVVASVIQYNLLPDKRMSGAGLKLLTAFKKWAENRGAYELSVGINSGTDLQQMDRFLRKLGFQITGGNYSMILGTA, encoded by the coding sequence ATGAAAATTCGTTTTGCCACTTTGGACGATATTCCGTCCTTCGTAGAACTTGCGCGTACCTTTCAAGCACGTACGCGCTTCAAGGATTACGCTTTCAATGCGGAACGCGTCGCTGACAACCTGCGCGCCGCCGTCGAAAACCCGCGCGGCACGTATTGTTTTTTTGTTGCAGTGGATAGCAATGAACAATCCATAGGCTGCCTGATCGGGTGTGCAGAAAGGCACTTCTTCTCGGATCAGGTAGTCGCCAGCGTCATTCAGTACAACTTATTGCCAGACAAACGTATGAGTGGTGCTGGCCTCAAGCTGCTTACCGCTTTCAAAAAGTGGGCGGAGAACCGGGGGGCTTATGAGTTATCGGTCGGTATCAACAGCGGAACAGACCTTCAGCAAATGGACCGTTTTCTGCGCAAGCTCGGATTTCAGATAACAGGCGGAAATTACTCGATGATATTGGGAACGGCATGA
- a CDS encoding protein-lysine palmitoyltransferase, with the protein MGNDMPHLKKIEQDAPDHVIAEQANQTLESAQIALSKLPILGPVLWLYARDPLKKFTFIADLDWALLPAVILDQCRLYTKNNIPFAFFTWAKVNDEIDQRLRSGVLRIAPHEWQSGEHVWLIDAVAPFGQIEKMLEELRKEQLAGQKISALLPDPLNANQLKLHEWAAQ; encoded by the coding sequence ATGGGCAATGACATGCCTCATTTGAAAAAAATTGAACAAGATGCACCGGATCACGTTATCGCCGAGCAAGCCAATCAGACGCTTGAATCTGCGCAGATAGCCCTTTCCAAATTGCCAATTTTGGGGCCGGTGTTATGGCTGTATGCCCGCGACCCGCTCAAGAAATTCACCTTCATCGCCGACCTCGACTGGGCGCTCTTGCCCGCCGTCATTCTCGATCAATGTCGCCTTTATACCAAAAATAATATTCCTTTTGCATTTTTTACCTGGGCCAAAGTTAATGACGAGATTGACCAGCGCCTGCGTTCAGGCGTGCTGCGCATCGCGCCGCACGAATGGCAAAGCGGTGAACACGTCTGGTTGATCGATGCAGTCGCGCCGTTCGGACAGATTGAGAAAATGCTGGAAGAATTGCGCAAGGAGCAGCTTGCCGGACAAAAAATCAGCGCACTGCTGCCCGACCCGCTGAACGCCAATCAGCTCAAATTGCATGAGTGGGCTGCACAGTGA
- a CDS encoding helix-turn-helix transcriptional regulator — translation MKFIERFSDLISCSSQEIWRNRVFKLGCDLGYEQTRLAILPDPRAPIEAEHAFQQSNYSADWLNKYTAEKLHHVDPTFSHCISKSTPLIWSPKIFSAQKQKEMYEEACGYGVKSGVTLPIHGAKGELGIVCFVSDTKPDKRFHRDANHHLPELACFRDFILESSLQFMKPSRQVENPISVTHRELECLKWSASGKSSWEIGHILNCTEATVNFHFSNIRRKFSTTSRQQAIVKAISLGLIHPN, via the coding sequence ATGAAATTTATCGAACGCTTTTCCGATCTCATCAGCTGCAGCAGTCAGGAAATCTGGCGTAACCGGGTTTTCAAACTGGGATGCGACCTTGGTTATGAACAGACTCGGTTGGCGATTCTTCCCGACCCGCGTGCGCCGATTGAGGCCGAGCATGCTTTTCAGCAGAGCAACTATTCTGCGGATTGGTTAAACAAGTACACCGCTGAGAAACTGCATCACGTCGATCCGACCTTTTCTCATTGCATCAGCAAATCAACGCCCCTGATCTGGTCGCCGAAGATATTTTCCGCACAGAAGCAAAAAGAAATGTATGAAGAGGCCTGCGGATATGGAGTTAAATCGGGCGTCACCCTGCCCATTCATGGAGCAAAAGGTGAATTGGGCATCGTGTGTTTCGTCAGCGATACAAAACCGGACAAGCGATTTCACCGGGATGCGAATCACCACCTCCCTGAACTTGCTTGTTTTCGCGATTTCATCTTGGAATCTTCGCTTCAGTTTATGAAACCCTCTCGTCAGGTAGAAAATCCCATTTCTGTCACGCATCGGGAACTGGAATGTCTCAAATGGAGTGCATCCGGAAAAAGTTCGTGGGAGATTGGGCATATCCTGAACTGCACCGAGGCTACGGTTAATTTTCATTTCAGCAACATTCGTCGCAAATTCAGCACCACCTCCCGCCAGCAGGCGATCGTCAAGGCAATCAGCCTTGGTCTCATCCATCCAAATTAG